The proteins below come from a single Pseudochaenichthys georgianus chromosome 14, fPseGeo1.2, whole genome shotgun sequence genomic window:
- the spry4 gene encoding protein sprouty homolog 4, whose product MESRVPHHIPGVSSSLISQPLLDSRVPYGRLQHPLTIYPIDQIKSSHVENDYIDSPAVVSQQPPSQKSVNRRITWLGQNQDAFLGANHNHHHNHQHQQGRCEPHSHQDTTTHPWISFSGRPSSISSSSSTSSDQRLLDHAAPTPTVDHHPNLHPHQGPVNSITTQTPGCFPSSESKVLTSSSSASSCSSSSKSLDLKSAKMPAGGVCTNGGQQGLAVIPSSPAEKKHLVLCEHCGKCRCTECTLPRTLPSCWVCNQECLCSAQSLVDTATCMCLVKGIFYHCTEDEDDEGSCADKPCSCSQANCCARWSFMAALSFVLPCLVCYLPATGLAKLGQKCYDNVSRPGCRCKNSQGGVSAPVCKNGVEAKVGTIEKQQQQGS is encoded by the coding sequence ATGGAGTCCAGGGTTCCCCACCACATCCCCGGAGTGTCCTCCTCTCTCATATCCCAGCCCCTCTTGGACAGCAGAGTGCCCTACGGCCGTCTTCAGCACCCTCTCACCATCTACCCCATCGACCAGATAAAGTCCTCGCATGTGGAAAACGACTACATCGACAGCCCGGCTGTTGTCTCCCAGCAGCCACCaagccagaagtctgtgaaccgTAGAATCACCTGGCTTGGTCAGAATCAAGATGCTTTTCTTGGGGCAAACCACAACCACCATCACAATCATCAACACCAGCAAGGCAGGTGTGAGCCCCACTCTCACCAGGATACCACCACCCACCCTTGGATTTCCTTCAGTGGGAGGCCCAGctccatcagcagcagcagcagcacctcGTCTGATCAGAGGCTGCTGGACCACGCTGCGCCTACCCCAACGGTGGACCACCATCCAAACTTGCATCCCCACCAGGGCCCTGTCAACTCAATCACAACCCAAACTCCAGGCTGCTTCCCTTCCTCTGAATCAAAAGTCCtgacctcctcttcctctgcttcCTCCTGCTCATCCTCCTCTAAATCGCTGGACCTTAAGTCTGCAAAGATGCCCGCAGGAGGTGTGTGCACCAATGGAGGCCAGCAGGGTTTGGCGGTGATCCCTTCATCCCCGGCAGAGAAGAAGCACCTTGTTCTCTGCGAGCACTGCGGGAAGTGCCGATGCACGGAGTGTACGCTCCCCCGAACCCTACCCTCTTGCTGGGTCTGCAACCAGGAGTGCCTGTGCTCTGCTCAGAGCCTGGTGGATACAGCCACCTGCATGTGCCTGGTCAAAGGGATCTTCTACCACTGCACCgaggatgaggacgacgagGGCTCATGTGCCGACAAGCCCTGCTCATGTTCCCAAGCTAACTGTTGCGCACGCTGGTCCTTCATGGCTGCCCTTTCATTTGTCCTGCCTTGCCTGGTCTGCTATCTGCCAGCAACTGGACTGGCCAAACTTGGACAGAAGTGTTACGACAATGTTAGCAGGCCTGGCTGTCGCTGCAAGAACTCACAGGGCGGCGTGAGTGCCCCGGTGTGTAAAAACGGCGTGGAGGCAAAAGTTGGGACAAtagagaagcagcagcagcaagggTCATGA